DNA sequence from the Stenotrophomonas sp. 24(2023) genome:
CGGTGGCTACGCGCGCAGCTGGCTGGTGGATGGTGCACACCCCGGCGAAGAGGCCTGGAACACCTTCGTCGAAGCGGCCGAGGCGCAGGGCTGGCAGGCCTGGGCGCACAGCCAGGCTGATTACACCGTCACCGATCCTGCAGGGAATGAGGAGCAGGACACGCTGCCGGGCCTGCTGTTCACCGTTGCCCAGCCGCAGGACCACGCACCGCTGGCCCTGCACCGGTTCCTGCAGCAGGCCACCGCCGGCTGGGCGCACCCGCTGTGCTGGCTGCGCCTGGCCGAAGCCTGTGACCAGGATCGCCAGCCGCATCTGGATGTGATCGAGCAGTACGGCCTGTAACGGCGGAAGAAGGGGGCGGACCCCGGTCCGCTACCCGGCTTCGGGTAGATCCACGCCCTGCGTGGATGAGCGGCTTCTCGTAGATCCACGCCATGCGTGGATGCAGTTGCCGGCTCCGCGCGTCAGCGCGTATGCCCGAACACCAGCTCGATCACGAACTGGCTGCCGAAGAACGCCAGCAGCAACAGCACCATCGCCGTCAGCGTCCAGTGCACCGCCTTCACCCCGCGCCAGCCGTAGCGGCGGCGGCCGATCAGCAGCACGCCGAACACGATCCACGACAGCACGCTGAGCACCGTCTTGTGCACCAGCTTCTGCGCCAGCAGGTCATCGACAAACAGCACGCCGGTGACCAGGGTGAGGGTCAGCAGTGCGAACCCCACGGTGATGACGCGGAACAGCAGGGATTCCAGGTCGGCCAGCGGGGGCAGGGCGCGCAGCCAGGGGCGGAAGTCGCGACGGCGCAGGGCACGTTCCTGCAGCCACAGCATGATGGCCAGCAGCGCGGCGATGCTCAGCGTGGCATAGGCCAGCAGGGCCAGCCAGGCATGGCTGGCCAGGCGCCAGCCCAGCACCTTGCTGGGTTCGTGGCCATAGCCGTGGTAGGCGGCCAGCAGCAGGGCCGCCAGCGGGAACACCACCACGCCCAGGGTCGCCATGCGCCCACGCGCGCCCACCAGCGAAGTCAGCCAGGCCATGCCCAGGCCGACCAGTGACAGCGCCGCGAAGAAATGCATGTCCGGCCCGCCGCTGGTGCGCACGGCCACCAGCACATGGTAGATGCCATGCAGCAGCATCGCCGGCAGGGCCGGCCACAGCCAGGCCGGGGAAGCGCCGGCCTCGTCGCGGCTGAGCGCGCGTACCAGCAGGCCGGCGGCGGCCAGGTAGAGCAGGGCGGCGATGAGAACGATTGTCATCGTGGCAGTTTCGCATACCCCTGCATGGCTGGCGACGCCCGCCGCAGCGCATCCCGGGGCCGGGGGACGAACCGGTATACTGTCTGCCTTATTGTCCCCGTTCCAGACAGGTTGCACCGCAATGTTCGAGTCCCTGACCCAGCGTCTTTCCGGCACCATCGAGCGCCTGCGTGGCCGCGGCCGCCTGACCGAGGAAAACATCCGCGAAGCCACCCGCGAAGTGCGCATCGCCCTGCTGGAGGCCGATGTCGCGCTGCCGGTGGTGCAGGCGCTGATCGAGCGCATCAAGGTGCGTGCGGTCGGCCAGGAAGTGCTCAAGTCGCTGACCCCGGGCCAGGCGCTGATCAAGGTCGTGCGCGACGAGCTGACCGCCGTCATGGGCGCCGCCGCCAGCGACCTGAACCTCAACGTGCCGGCGCCGGCCATCATCCTGATGGCGGGCCTGCAGGGCGCCGGCAAGACGACCACGGTCGGCAAGCTGGCCAAGCACCTGAAGGAAAAGCGCAAGAAGAAGGTGATGGTGGTGTCGGCCGACGTCTACCGTCCGGCCGCGATCGAGCAGCTCAAGACCCTGGCCGAGCAGGTGGGCGTGCTGTTCTTCCCGTCCAGCGCCGACCAGAAGCCGGAAGCCATCGTGCGCGCGGCCATCGACGATGCGCGCCGGTCGTTCGTGGACGTGCTGCTGGTCGATACCGCCGGCCGCCTGGCCATCGACGAAGCGATGATGGCCGAGATCAAGGCCCTGCACGCGGCGGTCAACCCGGCCGAAACGCTGTTCGTCGTCGATGCCATGACCGGCCAGGACGCGGCCAACACCGCCAAGGCCTTCGGCGATGCGCTGCCGCTGACCGGCGTGGTGCTGACCAAGACCGACGGTGATGCCCGTGGCGGTGCCGCGCTGAGCGTGCGCTACATCACCGGCAAGCCGATCAAGTTCGTCGGTGTCAGCGAGAAGCCCGACGGCCTGGATGTGTTCCACCCCGACCGTATCGCCAGCCGCATCCTGGACATGGGCGACGTGCTGTCGCTGGTGGAACAGGTCGAGCAGCAGGTCGACAAGGACAAGGCGCAGAAGCTGGCCGAGAAGGTCGCCAAGGGCAAGAAGTTCGACCTCAATGACATGCGTGACCAGCTGGAGCAGATGCAGAACATGGGCGGCATCGGCGGCCTGATGGACAAGCTGCCGGGCCTGGGCAACATCCCGGACCACCTCAAGCAGCAGGTCAGCCAGGGCAAGGAAGTGCCGCGCATGATCGCCATCATCGGCTCGAT
Encoded proteins:
- the ccsA gene encoding cytochrome c biogenesis protein CcsA; this translates as MTIVLIAALLYLAAAGLLVRALSRDEAGASPAWLWPALPAMLLHGIYHVLVAVRTSGGPDMHFFAALSLVGLGMAWLTSLVGARGRMATLGVVVFPLAALLLAAYHGYGHEPSKVLGWRLASHAWLALLAYATLSIAALLAIMLWLQERALRRRDFRPWLRALPPLADLESLLFRVITVGFALLTLTLVTGVLFVDDLLAQKLVHKTVLSVLSWIVFGVLLIGRRRYGWRGVKAVHWTLTAMVLLLLAFFGSQFVIELVFGHTR
- the ffh gene encoding signal recognition particle protein; its protein translation is MFESLTQRLSGTIERLRGRGRLTEENIREATREVRIALLEADVALPVVQALIERIKVRAVGQEVLKSLTPGQALIKVVRDELTAVMGAAASDLNLNVPAPAIILMAGLQGAGKTTTVGKLAKHLKEKRKKKVMVVSADVYRPAAIEQLKTLAEQVGVLFFPSSADQKPEAIVRAAIDDARRSFVDVLLVDTAGRLAIDEAMMAEIKALHAAVNPAETLFVVDAMTGQDAANTAKAFGDALPLTGVVLTKTDGDARGGAALSVRYITGKPIKFVGVSEKPDGLDVFHPDRIASRILDMGDVLSLVEQVEQQVDKDKAQKLAEKVAKGKKFDLNDMRDQLEQMQNMGGIGGLMDKLPGLGNIPDHLKQQVSQGKEVPRMIAIIGSMTKKERRNPNLLNGSRRARIAKGSGVTPADVNKLMKQYMQMEKMMSKMAGGGMKGMLRSMKGMMGAMGGRGGLPFR